Genomic window (Magnolia sinica isolate HGM2019 chromosome 6, MsV1, whole genome shotgun sequence):
ACACGGTACGTTTATTAAATGTGGCCaacacaaccaaaaaaaaaaaaaaaagacccattAAAGtactatttatatatattaaataaaaacacttcaaatattttatatatatttttttttttcattggtcGAGAGCATTAGGGCCAGAACAGTAATTTAGTACCGGGTTCCAAACCCACTGTACCAAGAACCTGCGCCCACTCCCGATCATGTTATACGTGGCACCATCATCACCCTTCAACATCTGGCCCGTGTAGGACCCACCTCCGCCCGTGCCGTAGATTCCCTCGCACAGGTCTGCAATCTCCGTCGGGAAGGACGGGTCCTGCCCTGCGTACCAGGCGTTCACGAGCGGATTAGTTGCCAGCTCAGCAATCTCGTGGGCGATGACGCTGATCATCCCATCAACGCCGATATCTCCGTTGGGCGATTTCAACGGCTTCAAGCCCGGTATGTAGGACGGCACTGAGAAGGGGTAGGCGCACGAGCCCGGGCACTGCGTAGCGGAATTTCCCACCCAGGCGTACGGTAGCGTGTAGCCGAGGATGGAAGGGAAGGTGAAGTAATGGAAGCCGCACACCTGGCCGCAGAAATCCTGCACGTGCACGTCTTGTGAGGTGAGGAGGAGGTAGAGCCCGCCTCTAGGATTGATGGGGAGTGGGCGCGTAGAGGCCGTTACGGCGCTTTTTAGCACGGACTGGATTGAGAGGCGGGTGAGGGTCTTGCCGTGGGAGTAGAATCGGTCGTTCTTCTCTGCGCCGAGGGTCACGGTATGGGTGATGTTGGCGCCGGTTTGGTCCGTGTAGAGACGGACGGTGGACCACCATCTCGAGACGGATGGGGTTTTGGTTTGTGCGGATGAGATTGAGCGGAGGAAGCCACGGATGATACGCTTCTGAGAGGGAAGCCATGTGCCGTACCAGAGAGGGTGGACGGTGATGTTAGCTGTGAGGACGGGACCCATATGGTACCTGAGGTGCACGAATTCGGATGATCCCTCGTATTTTTTGCTGGTACCCAGACTGGGAGACGTGGAGTTGGGGAATTGGTGGGGCCACGGGCGCCATGCGGACAGTTGggtgaaagaaaggaagaaaggtagTAGGAGTAGAGCTAGCACCGGAACTGGGGGTGCCGGATACCGGCCTACACAACCCTGGCGCATCTTAGGGAAGTGGCTGGGCAAGAAAGGGGGTTTTTTGTTGGTTATatataggagagagagagtgagagtgtgGCATTGGATGACAGATAGATTCTTAAAGTCTAGctgtaaagtggggcccactagcagaGCCTGCATCATTGTCGTCTACCATGGttttcctttttggtttttgtGAGGGAAAAGGATAGCTTGGGCAATTCAAATGTTCGAACTTTCGGTAGTGTAATTGACTACAGTGTGCGTTGATCACCATTCACCAATTCCTTCAAGATTTTGGTACGCTttttttgtacacgtggcatgaatTACCTCAATCCAGACCTACCAAATTGTAGAATCTTTTGTGGATGGATCACTGCCTGAAAATTACACTGATCTAAAAATCCCAACTATTCAAATGGTGATCATTAAATGTACGGCTGAAAAATACTCTTTTAGTGGTCCGAATACTATGTGATTCCTGGCTTACAAACATCCTTAATGGAAAACAATTTTAAAAGTATTTGAATTGATGTACATGTATGACACGTGCATAGTGACCTGTCACCACCATCTAAAAAGTGCTGGTAGACGCAGTACTTGGTCTAAAACTTCGGAAGTTGAATAAAAACTAACTTTTCGGCTCTTAGCTTCGTATTAGCGTTGTGTAAGCGTTGTTACAGAAGGGGGCCGTGATTCGGTGACGGACCCCACATGTGAGGGGTGGAATACGTACCAGGCAACCATGCTTAATGCACACGTATCAgagatctggtccattcatcaggtaggacgAGCCGAATACACTCTAATACAGAAATCTAGGATATTACGCTTATCACCGTACATTTGTGTTGAATTTTTACAATTGGACATTTCCATCACCGTccattttttcataaaattgtaaACTATATCATTAGGATTGAAACATTATTTCCGGTACACGGAGTTTTCACGGTGtaccccacctgatggatggatcggatttCAAATATTTGTTTCGTTCGCGCGGATCTCTGACACGTAATCCGCGCCACTCACGTGACGGGCCGCTCACTCAATCACGATCCATTAAAACGTCAGTCTCCTCGGAGTTGCAAGAAATCACTTTTTGGTAAAATTACCGGAATGCCCTTCTGTCTTTTAAACTTAACTAGCACAAATGACGGGCCTGCTAGGGGCATTTTCGACTTTGGAATTCGTAACTGAGAGCGCCGCTCGTGAGGCCGGTTATTCTACAACCATTGTAGGAGAAGGTTATTCTACACATCAGCGTGTGGGGCCACCGTAATATACGGATCATATCACTCCATCCATAAGGTGAGCCCTTTCTGGATCAACACGTGTCTAAAAAATAAGATCAATCGAAAACACAGGTGGACCGTACAACAGGGAACACGTGTAatgagaggcccaccattaaaatattacAGATTGTGTGTTGCACCACCGTGTTTTTTTATTcaaccaatccattcataagatgcatCCGACCATGATGAACAGTTACATTAAAAAACATTCCatatcaaaactcaggtgggccactccaagtGATTTTAAGAATGATTTTATAAGGAGTACACAtcgaagttttagatcagctTGGATTTTTATCCTCCAATGAGAAAGTAAGAGAtagcacatgatggacggattagatgtcgtacatacatctcggtgggcccacaaGCGTAATTGTAGAAAATCTCATTGTACAAAcattgggacgcggattgcgtcctacccccgaccgaacggtaatccgtccgggcagggctttgtggggtcatTTTTTATGTAAgtttttaatccacgccgtttatcgtttttatcagatcattttaaggtattatccaaaaaatgaggcaggtaaagttcttaactggaccacaaagtagggaatgaacttccaccattaaaaacttcttgggggctggagaagtttcggatcaagctgatatttgttttttcacttcatccacgtctacatgaccttacgaatagtttggatggtataataattttttaaaaaaattacgttggcccttagaaaggtttcaacggtgggtgtcattatcacggcAGCTTCCTTTTGTATGGTCCACTAGATATGTAGACCTGCTTAATTTTTATGATcatacttaaaatgatcttagaaaagcaataaacggcgtagataaaacacttacatcactgtgggccccacagagccctgcccagagggattgggggtaggacgcaatccgcgtccccggaTGCAAGTGGAAAATAAGACATATGAGTGGTTGGCTGTTGCTGCCGCTACAATCGCGGAGGGAATTGCGCAGCTAGCAACGACTTTGCTGATAAATCCTTCTGGTTTTGGAGGTGAGCAACAGACAGCCCGAGATGAGAGCGACGGTCCACACTCGAGCTATTCTAGACTCATAATTACTGGGCCCCACCTTCGGACTCACACGAACAGCGTGTGACCCTTGGGTCAGCAATTGAGTTAAAGAAGCCACTCTCATCTTACTAATCGCTGCCTGAGGATGTGCTTAAGATACTGCAGTTTTCAATTTATACTAGTGGggaccatggtttggtgatctagaccattagtCTATTTGGTCCCTTGTTGGATTGATCATGTTCCCAAATTTTCCAACATTGGAGGATCCTAACTTCTAATTTTTTTCAACTTGGGTGCTGAAGATTAGAAGGTTAGGATTGTACTGTTAAGGGATCTCCAGATGAATAGTTTTGAGTTTTGCACAATGGACCATGCGCCCCACTTGAATTGGGTTTTTTTATGGACCCAACTCGTTTATGTAGGGAGGTCCCTCCTTGGATGGGGATGATGAAGTTGCattagattgaatatttcaaaccTTTAACTAGCTGAAGGTTCTGGTGACCGTCCATCATCAAAGCAAAAGATCCAACTTTCAAATGgttgggaaaaaaagaaaaaaaatctaatttaagaTACTGTATTAATTTATTGTATATCTGTTATATAAGTTGAGACTCAtccaatgaacggtttggatcattgaaaaacaCCCCAATTCAAAGGCTGGAGACTTGTTTGGACGCACAACTTCAAAAGAGAAGTCTGTTTGGAGAAGTTTTGAAAAGGGGATTGCAAGCTTGCATTTTTCGACCACCTGACAATATTTGCCTAGCCTCCATTTAAGGACCTATTTTGATAGGGAACACTAAAAATATATGCTATTTTAATCAAAACAACTTTTAAACTTTCAAAAAGTAAGAGATGAGGCATAAAGATAGAAATAACAGTATAGGTGGGCATGAGTCAGAGTCAAACCAGATTGGGTCCacctcgactcggtttgaaattttcaaGAAACTGACCCAAACGTAATTCGATTCGAGACCGAGTTCGAGTTAgctgactcgatccaatccgatgcattgctggcctgacccgaaccgagtctgactcggtcagggaaaccgagtcagattgaGTTAGGTACGGTTCGGATCGAATATTCTAAAATAAAAAGAGCTTGAGTCAGTAGTATCAAAATAATGATTGCTGATTATACATGTAAAGGAAAGACGTGAATGAGGAAAGCACGAATTCTTGTAATTGATTCCGAGGGACAGGGTAACCAAAGGACCCATTCCTAGTGCAACTCACTTGGAGATGTTCTGTTCTGATCCCATTTCATCCCCCAACACAGCTGAATTGACTTGTACGAGTCTAACTCGGATCATAACCATATACACAAATCTAGTAACCTAAATCCAGAAAAACTGactgaaaaatagaaaagaaaggaGGGGGAAATAGAAGAAAACTGCACCTATTACGTCGTCTGATCAATGAAATCCGTTGAATCAACTCAAGAAGAGAAGATCGAGCAAAGGAGAAGTGGAGGGATCAGGGGCTttggagagtttgggagatcttTATATGAATACAACAAGAATCATTTGTAAAAAAGCTCTACAAGATAACAACCATAAAAATCCCTTCATATTCGAGATGGGTGCGTTGCCACTCGATCGGGTAGAAAAGAGGGGTTAGGGTTTTCGTTCGGGTAGAGGGTagtttaaagagagagagagagagagagagagagagagagagagagagagagaggaggaggaagaagaagaagttaaaaTAGGTTCTATAGGACCCGACCGGATCGGATCAGATCGGTccagattggctactgacccgaactcgactcattGTGCGGTCGGATCTGAGTGTGCCTACTCGATCtgacccgatcctggccttcaGTTTAGGTCGGATCCGTCGGTTCGGGTCGAATCCTGCCCAGCTCTAAAAAACAGTAACTTAAAGATAAAATTAAGGCGATATTGGCATAGGATATTAAACCATTTTTAAGAGGGTTACAACAAAATCCGCTTATACGATATAATAAGCCTCTTCTCAAAAATCGGAAAAAATTGTACATGGGTTGTAAAACTGAAAAATTGcaccccgaacacacttttacaggTACACCCTAACTTCTATGCTCTTACAACTTATCCTTAAAAAGTGTTTGCAGTTTACTGCCTAAAAAAATTGTTTGTAGTTTACTGCGTGAAAAAACTATTTGCAGTTTAGCGCCTTAAAAACtgtgaaaatggagaagaagaagaagaagaagatagaaaggagattgttggaattgtggtTGTGATTCGGAATGATCCAATGATGAATTTATATGGAGTCATAAGGATTGTTTTAAGATCTTTTTCATGGAAATACAttttcttccatggtgtcttttcaataGTGGCATCCCTCCATCATTAATGACATCTTTTCATCACCATTTTCGAATTCAAAAGATGCTCCATTTATCAGGAGGCACCACCATTCATAAATGAATGGTCACCAACCATCACCAAAAGCCACAACCATTTTCCTACATTTTTCTTtataagtttgaaaaaaaaatcaacatttttattttcttattttgaaaaaaaaaaaaaacacaagaatctccactatttttcaaaataaagagGTTATGGTATGTAAGGAGAATATGTAAATAGGAGAAGGTGTCTTACGAACTTGAACATCAAATTAGTATAAACAAATCAAAGTTATATCAAAATTCTTAGTGACCAAAATCTTAAACTAATTAAGTATTCCATATGACACAGTTGAACATGTCACACACATATTTCAATTACCATTTATTGTGAAATTATAACACATTAATAACCTTGTGGTCTGTCTTAAATTCATGAGTTCATGAGAATAGTCAAAACTCTTGAACATAAGAAAGTGGCCTAACTTCCAATATTTATATAAATGAGTCCTTATGAATGCCAATGTAACAATAAGACCCTTAAAAGGATTTAGACTCATTCACTTTGAAAAGTTATTCAAATATTTCacagaaaggaaaaagaaaaaatatataattggCATAGCATGACCCAAACCAATGAGTGAGATGCCACCAAGTGTTGACACACTCGTGTAAAGGTAAGGAAGAAAGCTACTCAAAGTGAGAGAAATAAAGGATCAGAAGATTGCAAATACTTATATGTAGATGACACGTATTCTGCGAAGAAGGCTAGGCACTCAAAAACATACACACGACTAAAACCCTTAAGGCGGTCATCTACCTCGTGACACGTGGCTATCAGATGTTAGGCACACTTTGCCTCACAACACGTGACCAGTGGATCCAAAGCACATTCGACTTGCGACATGTAGAGGAAAACCTCACTATAGAGTTGCAATTGTTGGACTCCTGCTTAGAGAATTATTGTTCCAAGGCTCTTCCTTTGAGAGAGTAGTATATGGAGAACGTACGTGACATACCTAAAGGCTATG
Coding sequences:
- the LOC131248368 gene encoding protein EXORDIUM-like 3: MRQGCVGRYPAPPVPVLALLLLPFFLSFTQLSAWRPWPHQFPNSTSPSLGTSKKYEGSSEFVHLRYHMGPVLTANITVHPLWYGTWLPSQKRIIRGFLRSISSAQTKTPSVSRWWSTVRLYTDQTGANITHTVTLGAEKNDRFYSHGKTLTRLSIQSVLKSAVTASTRPLPINPRGGLYLLLTSQDVHVQDFCGQVCGFHYFTFPSILGYTLPYAWVGNSATQCPGSCAYPFSVPSYIPGLKPLKSPNGDIGVDGMISVIAHEIAELATNPLVNAWYAGQDPSFPTEIADLCEGIYGTGGGGSYTGQMLKGDDGATYNMIGSGRRFLVQWVWNPVLNYCSGPNALDQ